The following are from one region of the Novosphingobium humi genome:
- a CDS encoding FUSC family protein has protein sequence MTLPGWSAWAYSAKTAFAALLALWVSLFVGLPMPFWAMSTAYIVSSPLSGATRSKAIYRVIGTGGGATVAVALVPMLVEWPELLSLALALWVGITLAISLLDRSPRAYMLMLAGYTAAIIAFPAVDRPEAVFDIATARVTEIVLGITCATLSHSLLWPKSVATALEPRLKRWLTDARGWYDDILAGAHPTTSLRDRQQLAVDAVECTLLATHIPFDTSHWREATASVQALLRRVLLLLPVLSGMADRRRAIGDGDDEWNDLLRESYELRRRQAGVLLDECDALLHHLGHPQSPSPLSDQEQKGTIELHADPMSALIAGVAATLTILVVCAIWILSGWHDGASAAALAGVFCCLFAAMDNPVPAILNFGVATLSAMPLAGLYLFYILPQIDGFLPLVLVLSPSLLLFGSLLPNPRYGLFSLALMMGFCSTLALQETYTADFAHFLNTNLAQFVAMVVAAGMTAGLTTISKDVAIARLNARMRRDLVALARSSSPPDALAALGRSTDQLALITQRLGADTDMATAGLSDIRIAMNIVQIQHLRSHATPALAAALEHMLRLGTAHWSNKRDTPPPPELLEAIDIALRLTQSQPLPQLTTSATLITEPEQGRAALVALRRNLFPHAPAFRAGGYA, from the coding sequence ATGACCCTACCCGGCTGGTCCGCCTGGGCCTATTCCGCCAAGACCGCCTTTGCTGCGCTGCTCGCCCTGTGGGTCAGCCTGTTTGTCGGCCTGCCCATGCCCTTTTGGGCGATGAGCACGGCCTATATCGTGTCGAGCCCGCTTTCGGGCGCCACCCGGTCCAAGGCGATCTATCGCGTGATCGGCACGGGCGGCGGCGCCACGGTGGCGGTGGCGCTGGTGCCGATGCTGGTGGAATGGCCGGAACTGCTCAGCCTCGCGCTGGCGCTCTGGGTGGGGATCACGCTGGCGATTTCGCTGCTCGACCGTTCGCCGCGCGCCTATATGCTGATGCTGGCGGGCTATACCGCCGCGATCATCGCCTTTCCCGCCGTGGACCGGCCCGAGGCGGTGTTTGACATTGCCACCGCGCGCGTGACCGAAATCGTGCTGGGCATCACCTGTGCCACGCTCTCGCACAGTTTGCTCTGGCCCAAATCGGTGGCCACCGCGCTCGAACCGCGCCTCAAACGCTGGCTGACCGATGCGCGCGGATGGTATGACGATATTCTGGCCGGCGCGCATCCGACCACCTCGCTGCGCGACCGCCAGCAACTGGCCGTCGATGCGGTGGAATGCACGCTGCTGGCAACGCACATCCCCTTTGACACATCGCACTGGCGCGAGGCCACCGCCAGCGTGCAGGCGCTGCTGCGCCGGGTGCTGCTGCTCTTGCCGGTGCTCTCGGGCATGGCGGACCGGCGGCGCGCGATCGGCGATGGCGATGATGAATGGAACGACCTTCTGCGCGAAAGCTATGAGCTGCGGCGACGACAGGCGGGCGTGCTGCTGGATGAATGCGATGCGCTGCTCCATCATCTGGGCCATCCGCAAAGCCCCTCGCCGCTCTCGGATCAGGAGCAAAAAGGCACGATCGAATTGCATGCCGATCCGATGTCGGCGCTGATTGCGGGTGTGGCGGCCACGCTCACCATTCTGGTGGTCTGCGCGATCTGGATCCTGTCGGGCTGGCATGACGGCGCCTCGGCCGCCGCGCTGGCGGGGGTGTTCTGCTGTCTGTTTGCGGCGATGGACAATCCCGTGCCCGCGATCCTCAATTTCGGCGTGGCCACGCTTTCGGCCATGCCGCTGGCGGGTCTGTACCTGTTCTATATCCTGCCCCAGATCGACGGTTTCCTGCCGCTGGTGCTGGTGCTTTCGCCCTCCCTGCTGCTGTTTGGCAGTTTGCTGCCCAATCCGCGCTATGGCCTGTTTTCCCTTGCGCTGATGATGGGCTTTTGCAGCACGCTGGCCCTGCAGGAAACCTATACCGCCGATTTTGCGCATTTCCTCAACACCAATCTGGCCCAGTTCGTGGCCATGGTGGTGGCCGCCGGGATGACGGCGGGTCTGACCACGATCAGCAAGGATGTGGCGATTGCCCGGCTGAATGCGCGGATGCGGCGCGATCTGGTGGCGCTGGCGCGCTCCTCCTCGCCGCCCGATGCGCTGGCCGCGCTGGGGCGCAGCACCGATCAGCTCGCCCTGATCACCCAGCGTCTGGGCGCGGATACCGATATGGCGACGGCCGGGCTGAGCGACATCCGCATCGCGATGAACATCGTCCAGATCCAGCATCTGCGCAGCCATGCCACGCCCGCCCTTGCCGCCGCGCTTGAACATATGCTGCGTCTGGGCACGGCGCATTGGTCGAACAAGCGCGACACGCCGCCCCCGCCCGAATTGCTGGAGGCGATCGACATCGCGCTGCGCCTGACGCAAAGCCAGCCCTTGCCCCAACTGACCACATCGGCCACGCTGATCACCGAGCCGGAACAGGGCCGCGCCGCGCTGGTGGCGCTGCGCCGCAATCTGTTTCCCCATGCACCCGCCTTTCGCGCCGGAGGTTACGCATGA
- a CDS encoding DNA-deoxyinosine glycosylase produces the protein MQQNVTDGLRDTAFGMVADAQTRLLLLGSLPGRQSLAAGRYYAHPRNQFWRLLSPVVGADLTAMEYQARLAALLGAGIGLWDVVESARRRGSLDADLREVEARDLRSAAAGLPALRAMAFNGAKAYAIGRAQLGDAWPLIALPSSSPAHAVGIAAKQPAWAALREWL, from the coding sequence TTGCAACAGAACGTAACAGATGGCCTGCGGGACACGGCGTTTGGCATGGTGGCCGATGCGCAAACCCGGCTTTTGCTGCTGGGCAGCCTGCCGGGGCGGCAATCGCTGGCGGCGGGGCGCTATTATGCCCATCCGCGCAATCAGTTCTGGAGGTTGCTCTCGCCGGTGGTGGGGGCGGACCTGACGGCCATGGAGTATCAGGCGCGGCTTGCTGCGCTGCTGGGCGCGGGGATCGGCCTGTGGGATGTGGTGGAAAGCGCCCGGCGGCGCGGCAGTCTGGACGCCGACCTGCGCGAGGTGGAGGCCCGCGACCTGCGCAGCGCGGCGGCCGGTTTGCCAGCCTTGCGCGCGATGGCGTTCAACGGGGCCAAGGCCTATGCGATCGGGCGGGCGCAACTGGGCGATGCGTGGCCCTTGATCGCGCTGCCCTCGAGCAGTCCGGCCCATGCGGTGGGGATTGCGGCAAAGCAGCCGGCATGGGCGGCGTTGCGGGAATGGCTTTAG
- a CDS encoding efflux RND transporter periplasmic adaptor subunit has translation MSDTAPYYEDDRPRRKPWLAYALVVLGLVAVALIGKWFAGAGAQKNARSGRPAAAVSAVPVGLGDMPVEVNAIGTVTPIDSAAVRSQLSGTVFAILFKEGQQVREGQVIAQIDPRPYRLSLSQAEGTLAKDMAQLNSAKLDLKRYETLASQDSVARQTLDTQRATVGQLEGTVAADRASVGTARLNLQYTAVKAPFSGRIGLRQVSVGAFVTPSDTAGIATVTRTDPIDVAFTVPQGQLNAIAAKGSGLPVIAYDQDGKSELAKGTFSTFDNQIDTTTGTIKAKARFANPAAVKALFPNQFVNVKMLVDTLHQVPVVPVSALRHGAPGDFVFVVQPDNKVKLTVVKVGPSDGRNTAILGGLNKGQLVVAEGADGLDDGSSVRLAGGKGGPDGPGGAENKGKRKAAQ, from the coding sequence ATGTCCGACACCGCGCCCTATTATGAAGACGACCGGCCCCGCCGCAAACCCTGGCTGGCCTATGCGCTGGTGGTGCTGGGGCTGGTGGCGGTGGCGCTGATCGGCAAATGGTTTGCGGGCGCCGGGGCGCAGAAGAATGCGCGATCAGGCCGTCCGGCGGCGGCGGTTTCGGCGGTGCCTGTCGGCCTTGGCGATATGCCGGTCGAGGTCAACGCCATCGGCACGGTGACGCCCATCGATTCGGCCGCCGTGCGCAGCCAGCTTTCGGGCACGGTTTTCGCCATCCTGTTCAAGGAGGGCCAGCAGGTGCGTGAAGGTCAGGTGATCGCCCAGATCGACCCGCGCCCCTATCGCCTTTCCCTGTCGCAGGCCGAAGGGACATTGGCCAAGGATATGGCCCAGTTGAACTCGGCCAAGCTGGACCTCAAGCGCTATGAAACGCTGGCCTCGCAGGATTCGGTCGCGCGCCAGACGCTTGATACCCAGCGCGCCACAGTGGGCCAGTTGGAAGGCACCGTGGCCGCCGACCGCGCCTCAGTGGGCACTGCGCGGCTCAATCTGCAATATACGGCGGTCAAGGCGCCTTTCTCGGGCCGCATCGGCCTGCGTCAGGTTTCGGTCGGGGCCTTTGTCACCCCTTCGGACACGGCGGGCATTGCCACGGTCACGCGCACCGATCCCATCGATGTGGCCTTTACCGTGCCGCAGGGGCAATTGAACGCGATTGCCGCCAAGGGGTCCGGCCTGCCCGTGATCGCCTATGATCAGGATGGCAAGAGCGAGCTGGCCAAGGGCACCTTCTCGACCTTTGACAATCAGATCGACACCACCACCGGAACGATCAAGGCCAAGGCACGCTTTGCCAATCCGGCGGCGGTGAAGGCTTTGTTCCCCAATCAGTTCGTCAATGTGAAGATGCTGGTCGATACGCTGCATCAGGTGCCGGTGGTGCCGGTTTCGGCGCTGCGGCACGGCGCACCGGGCGATTTCGTGTTCGTGGTCCAGCCCGACAACAAGGTGAAGCTGACCGTGGTCAAGGTCGGCCCCAGCGATGGGCGGAACACCGCGATTCTGGGCGGGCTGAACAAAGGCCAACTGGTCGTGGCCGAGGGCGCGGATGGGCTCGATGACGGCTCGAGCGTGCGTCTGGCGGGCGGCAAGGGCGGCCCTGACGGCCCCGGAGGCGCAGAGAATAAAGGCAAGCGCAAGGCGGCCCAATGA
- a CDS encoding efflux transporter outer membrane subunit produces MKRALWAACTALALSGCVMGPNYQAPKPVSAKLSQADGMTQQAPLPPRWWHLYDDPVLDRLEEQALSANTELRVAAASLGRARAMTEAAEGANEPEFSVEAAAQRARLSGESYLLTEQLPVMNLGSAGGGVSYQFDLFGRLRRGAEAARADEGAVGALADAVKVTLAAEVAKSYVEVCGAQEMEAIVEHSVEVQERLVEFAERLQAEGRGSAIEVSAAKARLADARAALPLDKIKSRAALYRLAFLMGRTPDDYPREAEACHHLPKLSQPLPTGDGAALIARRPDIRAAERQLAAATARIGVATAELYPQIGIGLTGGTTGILEDLGRAATNRWSIAGLIRWNFPSAGPRAKVRAAKADTARALAVFDGKVLNALREVQTAISTYGENHNRLLSLTEAREAADQTADQLRRLREGGKAAAQVDIGGRSTALLAAQREQAAKEALVLDQINLFLALGGGW; encoded by the coding sequence GTGAAGCGGGCTCTATGGGCGGCCTGCACGGCACTGGCGTTAAGCGGATGCGTGATGGGGCCGAATTATCAGGCGCCCAAGCCCGTTTCGGCCAAGTTGTCGCAGGCCGATGGCATGACGCAGCAGGCGCCCCTGCCCCCGCGCTGGTGGCATCTTTATGATGATCCGGTGCTGGATCGGCTTGAGGAACAGGCGCTGAGCGCCAACACCGAATTGCGCGTGGCGGCGGCCTCTCTGGGCCGGGCGCGGGCGATGACCGAGGCGGCCGAGGGTGCCAATGAGCCGGAATTCTCCGTCGAGGCCGCCGCCCAGCGCGCAAGGCTTTCGGGCGAATCCTATCTGCTGACCGAGCAACTGCCGGTGATGAATCTCGGCTCGGCCGGCGGCGGGGTCAGCTATCAGTTCGACCTGTTCGGACGCCTGCGCCGGGGGGCCGAGGCCGCGCGCGCCGATGAAGGGGCCGTGGGCGCGCTGGCCGATGCGGTCAAGGTGACGCTGGCCGCCGAAGTCGCCAAATCCTATGTCGAGGTCTGCGGCGCGCAGGAAATGGAAGCTATCGTCGAGCATTCGGTGGAAGTGCAGGAGCGACTGGTCGAATTTGCCGAGCGCCTGCAGGCCGAGGGCCGGGGCAGCGCGATCGAGGTGTCCGCCGCCAAGGCGCGTCTGGCCGATGCGCGCGCCGCCCTGCCGCTCGACAAGATCAAGTCGCGCGCGGCGCTCTATCGGCTTGCATTCCTGATGGGTCGCACGCCCGACGATTACCCGCGCGAGGCCGAGGCCTGCCACCATCTGCCCAAATTGTCGCAGCCGCTGCCCACCGGCGACGGCGCGGCCCTGATCGCGCGCCGTCCCGACATCCGCGCCGCAGAGCGCCAACTGGCCGCCGCCACCGCCCGCATCGGCGTGGCCACGGCCGAGCTTTATCCCCAGATCGGCATCGGCCTGACGGGCGGCACCACCGGCATTCTGGAAGATCTGGGGCGGGCCGCCACCAATCGCTGGAGCATCGCGGGCCTCATCCGCTGGAATTTCCCCAGCGCAGGCCCGCGCGCCAAGGTCCGCGCCGCCAAGGCCGACACCGCCCGCGCGCTGGCCGTGTTCGACGGCAAGGTGCTCAACGCCCTGCGCGAGGTGCAGACCGCGATCAGCACCTATGGCGAAAACCACAACCGCCTGCTCTCGCTGACCGAGGCGCGCGAGGCGGCCGATCAAACCGCCGACCAATTGCGCCGCCTGCGCGAGGGCGGCAAGGCGGCGGCGCAGGTGGACATCGGCGGGCGCAGCACCGCGCTGCTGGCCGCCCAGCGCGAACAGGCCGCCAAGGAAGCGCTGGTACTGGATCAGATCAACCTGTTCCTGGCGCTGGGCGGCGGGTGGTAG
- a CDS encoding HlyD family secretion protein — MTLSLSPAGSKVVRYAVTGVLVAAALVAGRALITYYQADPWTRDGRVRADVVQVAPDVAGLVTQVFVTHDQAVRKGDVLFQIDPARFDLAIRQADSQLQSAQADVTRARAAIQSANVVLTQAKRDAVRNRKLGDLVAAEATEQSQSKAAEAQAKAAEANAMLAEAEARVTAARDARDLALLNRARTRVVAPTDGRMSDLNLRVGNYVSAGAPVMALIDTASLRVEGYFEETKLPHVHVGQAATIRMMGESKVLTGHVVSLAAAIEDHDRLASAKMLPAINPSFSWVRLAQRVPVRIKLDNPPADIALIAGRTASVTLARDGAK, encoded by the coding sequence ATGACTCTCTCGCTTTCTCCTGCTGGCTCCAAAGTCGTCCGCTATGCTGTGACCGGCGTGCTGGTGGCGGCCGCGCTTGTGGCGGGGCGCGCGCTGATTACCTATTATCAGGCCGATCCATGGACGCGCGACGGGCGCGTGCGGGCCGATGTGGTGCAGGTGGCGCCCGATGTGGCCGGATTGGTGACGCAGGTTTTCGTCACCCACGATCAGGCCGTGCGCAAGGGCGATGTGCTGTTTCAGATCGACCCGGCCCGCTTTGATCTGGCCATCCGTCAGGCTGACAGCCAGTTGCAGAGCGCGCAGGCCGACGTGACGCGCGCGCGCGCCGCGATCCAGAGCGCCAATGTGGTGCTGACACAGGCAAAACGCGACGCCGTGCGCAACCGGAAGCTGGGCGATCTGGTCGCCGCCGAGGCCACCGAGCAGAGCCAGTCCAAGGCCGCCGAGGCGCAGGCCAAAGCCGCCGAAGCCAATGCCATGCTGGCCGAGGCCGAGGCGCGGGTGACGGCGGCGCGCGACGCGCGCGATCTGGCGCTGCTCAACCGGGCGCGCACGCGGGTGGTCGCGCCCACCGACGGGCGCATGTCCGACCTCAACCTGCGCGTGGGCAATTATGTCAGCGCGGGCGCGCCGGTGATGGCGCTGATCGACACGGCATCCTTGCGCGTCGAGGGCTATTTTGAGGAAACCAAGCTGCCCCATGTCCATGTGGGTCAGGCCGCCACGATCCGTATGATGGGCGAGAGCAAGGTGCTGACCGGCCATGTCGTCTCGCTGGCCGCCGCGATCGAGGATCATGACAGGCTCGCGAGCGCCAAGATGCTGCCCGCGATCAACCCTTCTTTTAGCTGGGTGCGTCTGGCCCAGCGCGTGCCGGTGCGTATCAAGCTGGACAATCCGCCCGCCGATATCGCGCTGATCGCGGGGCGGACGGCCTCGGTCACGCTGGCGCGGGATGGCGCGAAGTGA
- a CDS encoding P-II family nitrogen regulator, with translation MAMIEIRAVVRPSRVEMLRAALRQLPEFPGMTVAKVEGCSGTGKLGNYPWTIKQELVDFTPKSMIHIVVDEANAKPIYDTIRQITRTARQGDGLIWTMRVEQCLFIAAEPED, from the coding sequence ATGGCCATGATTGAAATCCGCGCCGTTGTCCGGCCAAGCCGGGTCGAGATGCTGCGCGCCGCGCTGCGGCAATTGCCGGAATTTCCCGGCATGACCGTGGCCAAGGTCGAAGGGTGCAGCGGCACCGGGAAACTGGGCAACTATCCATGGACGATCAAACAGGAACTGGTCGATTTCACGCCCAAATCCATGATCCACATCGTCGTGGACGAAGCCAATGCCAAGCCGATCTATGACACGATCCGCCAGATCACCCGCACCGCCCGTCAGGGCGACGGGCTGATCTGGACCATGCGGGTTGAACAATGCCTGTTCATCGCCGCGGAGCCGGAGGATTAG
- a CDS encoding DUF1656 domain-containing protein — MSAEYILGGIYIDAAPVHGCIALLIALLLHRLLIAVRFYRFVWHPVLFDTAMFVLVWAMVTLWLPPLVPSLLHSPL, encoded by the coding sequence ATGAGCGCCGAATATATCCTTGGCGGCATCTATATTGACGCGGCCCCCGTGCACGGCTGCATCGCGCTGTTGATCGCGCTGCTGCTGCACCGGCTGTTGATCGCCGTCCGTTTTTATCGTTTCGTATGGCATCCGGTGCTGTTCGATACGGCCATGTTTGTTCTCGTCTGGGCGATGGTCACGCTGTGGTTGCCCCCGCTCGTCCCCTCGCTTCTGCATTCCCCGCTATAA
- a CDS encoding LysR family transcriptional regulator, with protein MSLQHLRTFVEVYRQRSISGAARSLGLTQPAVSQHIAALEAAIERDLFTRQPKGVIPTLAGEELAASLGDRLDIAEAALAAARARSSDMTGSVRLIGHGDFLAEVVAPRLLPLLHSGLRISLHTGDREAIRQGLIEGNYDLGLSAYVLADRRLRSARIHEERVYAVAAPRVAARIMAAPDLRRALMAEPVLAYHLERPLVEDWLVENRLPGPPVSPAVVGQDLRCLRSLMMQEFGWTALPGYLCGDLIAQGQLAEIVAPIERPVHTYSLVWSPAALRHPRVAFARNALMAGSFP; from the coding sequence ATGTCGCTTCAGCATCTGCGCACCTTTGTCGAAGTCTATCGCCAGCGTTCGATCAGCGGGGCCGCGCGCAGCCTTGGTCTGACGCAACCGGCGGTTTCCCAGCATATTGCCGCGCTGGAAGCCGCCATCGAGCGCGATTTGTTCACCCGCCAGCCCAAGGGCGTCATCCCCACACTGGCAGGCGAGGAGCTGGCCGCCAGCCTTGGCGACCGGCTCGACATTGCCGAGGCGGCGCTGGCGGCGGCGCGGGCGCGCTCCTCGGACATGACGGGTTCGGTGCGGCTGATCGGCCATGGCGATTTTCTGGCCGAGGTGGTGGCGCCGCGTCTCTTGCCGCTGCTCCATTCGGGCCTGCGCATCAGCCTGCACACCGGCGACCGCGAGGCGATCCGGCAGGGGCTGATCGAGGGCAATTACGATCTTGGCCTCTCGGCCTATGTGCTGGCCGACCGCCGTTTGCGCAGCGCGCGCATTCACGAAGAGCGCGTCTATGCCGTGGCCGCGCCGCGCGTGGCCGCGCGCATCATGGCCGCGCCCGATCTGCGCCGGGCGTTAATGGCCGAGCCGGTGCTGGCCTATCATCTCGAACGGCCGCTGGTCGAGGACTGGCTGGTGGAAAACCGCCTGCCCGGCCCGCCCGTCAGCCCGGCCGTGGTGGGGCAGGACCTGCGCTGTCTGCGCAGCCTGATGATGCAGGAGTTCGGCTGGACCGCGCTGCCCGGCTATCTGTGCGGCGACCTGATCGCGCAGGGCCAACTGGCCGAGATCGTCGCCCCGATCGAACGCCCGGTACACACCTATTCGCTGGTCTGGTCGCCCGCGGCCTTGCGCCATCCGCGCGTGGCCTTTGCCCGCAATGCGTTAATGGCCGGCAGCTTTCCCTAA
- a CDS encoding VacJ family lipoprotein — MKGGLALAWMLAAAPCWAQSVSPDAAPGVAAPSSVAQDAAMTPNGPAVQDGAAGSPSVSPSASVSPSASVSPSASVSARPLVSTHAAPAARPVPPRHPGLPGAEEQPSIVVTSRPLAPDPARAINMASFAVTQAVDDAVLEPFSKGYEAVVPSPVRDGIHNALYNLREPVIAANFLMQHKVGKTAETVARFVLNSTIGLAGIFDMAKRKPFRLPFRENGFADTLGFYGVPNGPYLYMPLFGSTTLRDLTGRIVDRAALPLAIGRNVVPTAALVPMIVLGVVDRRVVNKERLRQEKESADPYATTRDNYLRRRANHIEELRHPHGEDEGGKAAEKEEG; from the coding sequence GTGAAAGGTGGTCTGGCGCTGGCATGGATGCTGGCGGCGGCGCCATGTTGGGCGCAATCGGTTTCACCCGATGCTGCGCCGGGCGTTGCCGCGCCGTCAAGTGTGGCACAGGATGCGGCGATGACGCCCAATGGTCCGGCGGTTCAGGATGGCGCCGCAGGATCGCCATCGGTTTCGCCATCGGCATCGGTTTCGCCATCGGCATCGGTTTCGCCATCGGCATCGGTTTCGGCCCGGCCCTTGGTCTCTACCCACGCAGCCCCTGCGGCCAGACCTGTGCCGCCGCGTCACCCCGGCCTTCCCGGCGCCGAGGAACAGCCCAGCATCGTGGTAACATCGCGCCCGCTGGCGCCTGATCCGGCGCGCGCGATCAACATGGCATCCTTTGCCGTGACACAGGCGGTGGACGATGCGGTGCTTGAGCCTTTTTCCAAAGGGTATGAAGCGGTTGTGCCCTCGCCGGTGCGCGATGGCATTCACAATGCGCTTTACAACCTGCGCGAACCGGTGATCGCGGCCAATTTCCTGATGCAGCACAAGGTCGGCAAGACCGCTGAAACGGTCGCCCGTTTCGTCCTCAATTCGACGATCGGTCTGGCCGGGATCTTTGATATGGCCAAGCGCAAGCCGTTCAGATTGCCTTTCCGTGAAAACGGTTTTGCCGATACGCTGGGCTTTTATGGCGTCCCCAACGGGCCGTATCTCTATATGCCCCTGTTCGGATCGACGACCTTGCGCGACCTGACGGGGCGCATTGTGGATCGTGCGGCCCTGCCTTTGGCGATCGGCCGCAATGTCGTTCCGACGGCGGCCCTCGTGCCGATGATCGTGCTGGGGGTCGTCGATCGCCGGGTGGTCAACAAGGAGCGGTTGCGGCAGGAAAAGGAATCGGCCGATCCCTATGCGACCACCCGCGACAATTATCTGCGCCGCCGCGCCAATCATATCGAGGAACTGCGCCATCCCCATGGCGAGGACGAAGGCGGCAAAGCGGCGGAAAAAGAAGAGGGCTGA